From Populus alba chromosome 16, ASM523922v2, whole genome shotgun sequence:
AATGAGAGGGGGAAAAAATGAGAGCCATAAGGAgtgaaaaatgatttatttgaccaagaaaataaaaaaataataattttggcaAAGAGTGAAGGTATACacgagaaaagaagaaagaaagggatagaaagaagaaagtgtggaaaaaaaaaaatctaagtttttATGCAAATAAGAGTGAGatcaaaagtgatttttattctaACAACCCAATGATTGTACTTTTATACTAAGAGacttattttaacattaacaaacttggTTCTTGTCTTCCTAGTATGATTGTTTCTTTATTAATGTAGTTTGAAAATGTGTTCGCTAGTGAGATTCCTAGTAGCTTGTCACCGATAAAGAGAATCGAACATCAAATTGATCTCGAGCCTGATACTGTGATTCCTAACTAACCAGCctaccaaattaattatgaggAGACCATGAAATTTTAAAGGCAAGCAAAAGAGTTGATGTCAAAGAGATACATAAGAGAAAACATGAATCCATGTGCTATTCCGATACTATTTgtgcttaaaaaaatagaatttaaaggATGTGCATTGATTATCATGATATCAATAATATTACTGTAAAGTATAAATATTTCATCCATACACTTGATGATATGTTAGATGAATTGTATGGGTTTTATGTGTTTTCaagaattgatttgaaaaatgaatattatcatattagaatgaaaaagaatgattaatgaaaaactaGTTTTAAGACTAGATATTTGTGGAAATGAGTTATAGGCCTTTTAGTCTTACTATGTACCTATTACCTTCAAGACATTGGTAAATCATGTGTTGCGTACATTCATAGgcatattcataattttttatttttagtgataTTCTGATCTATAATAAAAGTTTGGATGAGCATGTTAAACATTTAAGTATTGTGTTTGATGTTTTGAATAAAGAATCATTACAtgctaatctaaaaaaatatactttttgtacggaaaaattatgtttcttggttatttttttagggtAAAAAGTATTGAAATAGATGAGGAAAATGATAAGGCTATCTAAGAATAACCTATACCTAAATCGATCACTAAGGTAAATGTATAAACATATGGTTTGTATACATTGAATGGTATAACATTGAATTACACTACTTCCGATAAGGAGCTATGCATTATAGTGAGAACTTTATAGACTTGACAATATTATTTGTGGTTGAAAGAATCTAAATTCATTGGAATCATGAATCATTGAAAAATCTAAGAAAGACAATGTAAATTGAATAAATGAAATGCCAAGTAGGTAGAATTCATTGAAATGTTTCCATATGTGATCAAATTCAAGCAAGGTAAGGAAAATATAATGGCTAATATGCTATCACAAATATATGTTCTTCTTTATGTTACAAATGCAAATTATTAGGATTTGAATATGTGAAAGAATTATATGtcaataatattgattttactAATGTGCATGTTCCTTGCGAAAAGTCAACGTTTAGAAAGTTTTATAGACTTTATGGTTACTTGtttaaatagaataaattatGTATGCTTCATAGTTATATGCTTGAATTGCTTGTTTATAAAGCTCATAAGGGTGGTTTAATGAGTATTTTAGTTTTGCCAAGACTTTAAATGTATTGTATGaacatttttattggtttaaaatgaaaaaggataTGCAAATAATCTATGATATATGTATTATATATAGACCAATTAAGTCTAAAGTCTTACCATATGGTTTGTATACTTATTTGCTTGTATTTAAAGAACCCtgagttgatatttttatggactttattttagatttacctaagtaaaaaaaaactcattttcttgaatTGCTTTATTTAAAGAACTCATttgcttgaattggtttttttttgttttgtgttttttttttacaaactttaatactagaataatatttatgtgTGAGCAAAACTCGTACTTTTTGGTTCTTTATTGAGTTGTCTTGACTTATTAGAGAATAACTGCCTTCGTGGTGACTTCCTTTCTAATGATACTAGTGGTATCGTAATTGAAGCTTGATGTGCCTTCGAGTTGtccttctttctatttttttaatctttcctcATTATAATTTGTGACAACCAATTTAACAATTTCTATCAAATATTGCGTTTTTAATTAGCAACAtcttaaaatatcatgttttcTAATCATGACATGCATcgaattatgatattttatcaaaaataattttataattattaaactcgatTCAGGGGTTGACTCAACCAACGAGCTGAGTTCCGAGTTATATGGGTTGACCCAGGTCAACTcaggaaaacaagaaaaaatatgctTGAGTTTTGATATcccacattaaatttttttgaaacaatgCATGTGGATGTAggttgtaaaaataataataattgtaagaCATGAAGTGTAATATAGTTATCCATGTGTGTGGATGTAGGCTACATAGAGttattccatattaaaaaaattaaaaaaataatttatgtggaTATaggctatataaaaaaaaaaaatgaggcatGAAATGTAGTATAAGTTGTcatacatgaaaacaaaattaagaaataattcatgtgaatatatgttatatataattattttatatcaaaaagttaataaatgtaaattataaaaaaaatataaaactaaatatttataagttaattttatattttttagatatattaaaaaaataaaaatattaaaaaaattggatatCACTCTCGTTATTCCGAATCATCAAATACCATGTCAATAATCCCCACCAAATGAATCCATGTttcataactatatatatagacatatatatatattttaccagtgttatttgacttttttctctctctctttaaatggtgttaataagataaagattttaaaaCTTCGCTTTCCCCTCACGCCACCCACCTTCGTCttccaaaaaaatccaatttacaCGGTGCTTACGTGTCACTCCACGCTACTAAAGCCGACACCCATTTCCTCCCGTTCGTGACCTTTTAAATTTTGggaaaataacatatttatccTCTGCCAGtcattcaattttcaattaggttcctaaacaaaaacaaatctcaaCTGGGTCTTCCATCTATTGGATAATCATAACGGAATCAGAACTTTCCTTTGGAAACAAGACCTATTTGTCCAAGAAagaagccttttcttttttgcatgaTTCATAATCGCTTTGTAATTTGGGTAATCCTTGTTAGATGAGGGATCTACTTAGATATTTGTCTTTACTTGAGGTACCTAGCTGAGAAATAATAGGTAATTGAGCTACAAATGTGTACTTTACCCCTAATTTTTCTATTCTATTTAGAAGCACCAATTCTTCGACTCACTCTCCACTACCATCctgctccccccccccccccaccccgcTCGTCTCTAATGGAGCTTCTAATCCTCTCAatcttcactttctttttcctctcacGTGCTCAGTTGCCCGGCACATGGGATCTCCTAGTCCCTAACGCAGGCATATCCTCCATGCACACAGCAGTAACCCGCTTCAACACTGTAGTCCTTCTAGACCGGACCAACACCGGCCCATCTCGTAAAATGCTACGAAAAGGCCACTGTCGTCTCGACCCCCACGACGCCGTTCTCAAGCGCGATTGCTATGCCCACTCCGTTCTTCTCGATCTCCAAACCAATCAAATCCGGCCACTCATGATCCTCACTGACACCTGGTGCTCATCAGGTCAGTTTCTCCATGATGGAACTCTCTTACAAACAGGTGGTGATCTGGACGGGTTCAAGAAGATCCGAAAGTTCGACCCGTGTGACATTAACGGGTCTTGCGATTGGGTCGAGCTTGATGACGTGGAATTGAGCGAGGGGAGGTGGTATGCCAGTAACCAGATACTGCCCGACGGGTCGGTGATTATAATTGGTGGTAGAGGAGCAAATACTGTGGAGTACTATCCGCCTCGAAACGGTGCCGTGCTGTTTCCATTTCTTTCTGACGTGGAAGATAAGCAAATGGACAATTTATACCCTTACGTCCATCTCCTTCCCAACGGTAAATTATTTGTGTTTGCTAATAATAAAGCGGTTTTATTTGATCACGAGACTAATAAAGTTGTGAAAGGATACCCACCGTTGGATGGGGGCCCAAGGAATTACCCATCCGCTGGATCATCAGTTATGTTGGCATTGGAGGGTGACTATTCGACGgctgtgattgttatttgtgGGGGCGCCCAGTATGGCGCTTTCATTGAGAGGAGCACCGACACCCCGGCGCACGGTAGTTGTGGGCGTATTGAAGCTACATCACCCGACCCGATTTGGGAAATGGAGGACATGCCATTCGGACGGATCATGGGTGATATGGTAATGTTACCCACCGGTGATGCTCTAGTCATTAACGGAGCTCAAGCTGGGACCCAAGGGTTTGAGATGGCATCAAACCCGTGTTTGTATCCACTTCTATACAGACCGGGCCAACCCGTTGGGTTA
This genomic window contains:
- the LOC118037480 gene encoding aldehyde oxidase GLOX, producing the protein MELLILSIFTFFFLSRAQLPGTWDLLVPNAGISSMHTAVTRFNTVVLLDRTNTGPSRKMLRKGHCRLDPHDAVLKRDCYAHSVLLDLQTNQIRPLMILTDTWCSSGQFLHDGTLLQTGGDLDGFKKIRKFDPCDINGSCDWVELDDVELSEGRWYASNQILPDGSVIIIGGRGANTVEYYPPRNGAVLFPFLSDVEDKQMDNLYPYVHLLPNGKLFVFANNKAVLFDHETNKVVKGYPPLDGGPRNYPSAGSSVMLALEGDYSTAVIVICGGAQYGAFIERSTDTPAHGSCGRIEATSPDPIWEMEDMPFGRIMGDMVMLPTGDALVINGAQAGTQGFEMASNPCLYPLLYRPGQPVGLRFMTLNPGTVPRLYHSTANLLPDGRVLVAGSNPHFFYKFEAEFPTELRIEAFSPEYLSPDRANLRPVIEEIPDTVRFGEAFDVFVSVTLPVVGLVEVNFASAPFATHSFSQGQRLVKLTITPSVPDSGNRYKIGCNAPPNGAVAPPGYYMVFAVNQGVPSVARWVQLVS